The following proteins are encoded in a genomic region of Populus trichocarpa isolate Nisqually-1 chromosome 13, P.trichocarpa_v4.1, whole genome shotgun sequence:
- the LOC18104311 gene encoding amino acid permease 8 isoform X1, protein MRIATTLSQPTTTTTIYSASKTPQPQNNPNSISSQQELSLLSKLHYCKSVSQLKQIHAFIIKTPRSQTHHIYAKKLIYSLLQLNHFLSPPNDKNLNYAHSLVKQWDKPDVYAYNALIQRMSSTSMQSFHLYQEMLIKGIIPDTYTIPFVLKACSHSLALWEGTLWTATAHAFTAVVGAGILALPWSVAQLGWILGPFVLVFFAIVTYYIASLLCDCYRTPDPVTGKRNYTYIHAVRELLGPKSELICGILQYSILWGTMIGYTVTTAISIASVKRSTCFHDKGHNAKCGVSGNLYMLIYGAIEIFLSQCPNLEKVAILSVIASVTSFAYALIALCLSTAKLSSNHEFKGSLMVAMVVNTEATSERFWQAFQALGNIALAYTYCMLLLEIQDTLKSVPPENKVMKRVSMYVVVGTAFFYISLGCIGYAAFGNDVPGNILSGFYEPFWLVDMANIAVIIHLIGAYQVYAQPLFAINEKWIGSRWPTSSFNKIYTIRFPCSRKGSLHLTINRLFLRPIFVVITTAVAMMFPFFNAILGLLGSVSFWPLTVYFPISMYIVQAKIKRGSCHWFGLQALGFVCLIVTVVSGIGSVAGMVEFLKKARLFHIEI, encoded by the exons ATGAGAATTGCAACAACACTGTCACaacccaccaccaccactactatTTACTCAGCTTCGAAAACGCCACAACCCCAGAACAACCCTAATTCTATTTCTTCCCAACAAGAATTATCTCTTCTTTCTAAACTCCATTATTGTAAATCTGTATCACAGCTCAAACAAATCCATGCCTTCATCATCAAAACACCAAGGTCTCAAACTCACCACATTTATGCTAAAAAACTCATCTACTCACTCTTACAACTAAACCATTTCCTTAGCCCCCCAAATGACAAAAACCTTAACTATGCTCACTCTCTTGTTAAGCAATGGGATAAACCTGATGTCTATGCTTACAATGCCTTAATCCAACGCATGTCATCAACTTCTATGCAATCTTTTCACTTGTATCAGGAAATGCTGATAAAGGGCATTATTCCTGATACGTACACTATCCCCTTTGTTCTTAAGGCATGCTCCCATTCTTTGGCTCTTTGGGAAG GTACCTTGTGGACTGCTACAGCCCATGCTTTTACGGCTGTTGTTGGTGCTGGCATATTAGCATTGCCTTGGAGTGTTGCTCAATTGGGTTGGATCCTTGGCCCCTTCGTCCTCGTCTTCTTTGCCATTGTTACATACTATATTGCCTCTCTTCTATGTGATTGCTATAGAACACCAGATCCAGTAACTGGAAAAAGAAACTATACGTACATTCATGCTGTGAGAGAACTTTTAG GTCCTAAGAGTGAACTTATTTGTGGAATATTGCAGTATTCAATATTATGGGGAACAATGATTGGCTACACAGTTACAACTGCCATTAGCATAGC GTCTGTAAAGAGGTCAACTTGTTTTCATGACAAGGGACATAATGCAAAATGTGGAGTGTCAGGAAATCTCTATATGCTTATATACGGAGCAATAGAAATATTTCTATCTCAATGCCCAAACTTGGAAAAAGTGGCAATCCTTTCAGTAATTGCATCAGTCACATCATTTGCATATGCGCTCATAGCATTATGTCTATCTACTGCTAAACTATCCTCAAACCATGAGTTTAAAGGAAGTCTCATGGTAGCGATGGTGGTAAATACTGAAGCTACGTCAGAAAGATTTTGGCAAGCTTTTCAAGCTCTTGGAAACATTGCTTTGGCCTATACTTACTGCATGCTACTCCTAGAAATTCAG GATACCCTGAAGTCAGTTCCACCAGAAAATAAAGTGATGAAGAGAGTATCAATGTATGTTGTTGTTGGGACAGCATTCTTTTACATTTCTCTGGGATGCATTGGTTATGCCGCATTTGGAAATGATGTTCCTGGAAATATTCTCTCCGGATTTTATGAACCATTTTGGCTTGTTGACATGGCCAACATTGCTGTAATTATACATCTAATTGGGGCCTATCAG GTGTATGCTCAACCACTTTTTGCTATCAATGAAAAATGGATTGGGTCAAGATGGCCAACATCATCTTTCAACAAAATCTACACCATCAGATTCCCATGCTCGAGAAAAGGTTCCCTTCACTTGACTATAAACAGGTTGTTTCTACGCCCAATCTTCGTTGTTATCACAACTGCAGTTGCAATGATGTTTCCATTTTTCAATGCAATTCTCGGTCTTCTCGGCTCAGTTTCCTTCTGGCCATTAACAGTCTACTTTCCGATAAGCATGTACATAGTGCAGGCCAAGATCAAGAGAGGAAGCTGCCATTGGTTTGGTCTCCAAGCCTTAGGGTTCGTGTGCTTGATTGTAACTGTCGTCTCTGGAATTGGTTCAGTTGCAGGTATGGTAGAGTTTCTTAAGAAGGCAAGACTGTTCCATATTGAGATATAA
- the LOC18104312 gene encoding amino acid permease 4 has product MQLQLQPQVWDFNLCLTATYLILSLFISFTFALPSASLESMEMDASSADDGRIRTGTVWTATAHAFTAIVGSGILALPWSVAQLGWILGPFFLVFFAAVTYYIAILLCDCYRTPDPVKGRRNYTYMDAVRALLGPKHVLISGIMQYSMLWGIMIGFTITTAISTATIKRSACFHEKGANAKCKVSGNSYMLAFGALEILLSQFPNLEKVTFLSVISTLTSLAYALIALCLSIAKFSIQHEAKGTIKVAMAGEDLATSTKIWQVFQALGNIAFSYTYSMLLLEIQDTLKSPQAENKAMKRVTLYAIGGTALFYTSLGCMGYAAFGADVPGNYLTGFYKPLWLVDIANLAVIIHLIVGYQVFAQTIFAMNEKSLATRWQAHGSFFNKIYTVRLQCKQDYSFQFTPSRLLLRTGFVIFTTLVAMMFPFFNAILGLLGSISFWPLTVYFPLNMYMVQANIKRGDSTWIMFQVLSLLCLVVSLVSVIGSVAGMLEHLKHAQLFHINL; this is encoded by the exons ATGCAGCTGCAGCTTCAACCTCAAGTGTGGGATTTCAATCTTTGTCTAACAGCCACATATCTAATTCTctcccttttcatttctttcactTTTGCTCTTCCTTCTGCCTCTCTCGAGTCAATGGAGATGGATGCGAGTAGTGCTGATGATGGGCGCATCAGAACAG GGACTGTGTGGACTGCAACTGCCCATGCCTTCACAGCTATTGTCGGTTCTGGAATATTGGCACTGCCATGGAGTGTTGCTCAACTGGGTTGGATCCTCGGAccattttttctggttttctttgcTGCTGTTACATATTATATAGCTATCCTTTTATGTGACTGCTATAGAACTCCTGACCCTGTTAAAGGAAGGAGGAACTACACGTATATGGATGCTGTCAGAGCACTATTAG GTCCAAAACATGTACTGATCAGTGGTATAATGCAATATTCTATGCTATGGGGAATAATGATTGGCTTCACAATAACAACTGCCATTAGTACAGC GACAATCAAGAGGTCAGCCTGTTTCCATGAGAAAGGCGCTAACGCAAAATGTAAGGTGTCCGGAAATTCATACATGCTTGCTTTTGGGGCGTTGGAAATTCTTCTATCTCAATTTCCAAACTTGGAAAAAGTAACATTTCTCTCAGTAATTTCAACACTGACCTCACTTGCATATGCACTCATTGCTCTGTGTCTATCCATTGCAAAATTCTCCATCCAACATGAGGCTAAAGGGACTATAAAGGTTGCCATGGCCGGCGAGGACTTGGCTACATCCACCAAAATCTGGCAGGTCTTTCAAGCTCTTGGTAATATTGCATTTTCCTACACCTATTCCATGCTGCTACTCGAAATTCAG GACACCTTAAAGTCGCCACAGGCAGAAAACAAGGCAATGAAGAGGGTTACATTATATGCCATTGGTGGAACTGCACTGTTCTACACTTCCTTGGGATGCATGGGGTATGCTGCTTTTGGAGCTGATGTTCCTGGAAATTATCTCACTGGGTTTTACAAACCACTTTGGCTTGTTGATATTGCAAATCTTGCTGTGATCATACATCTGATTGTTGGATATCAG GTGTTTGCCCAAACAATTTTTGCAATGAATGAGAAGTCGCTTGCAACAAGATGGCAAGCTCACGGTTCTTTCTTCAATAAGATTTATACCGTAAGGTTGCAATGCAAACAAGATTATTCATTTCAGTTTACACCAAGCAGGCTTCTTCTAAGGAcaggttttgttatttttacaaCTTTGGTAGCAATGATGTTCCCATTCTTCAATGCCATTTTGGGTCTTCTGGGCTCCATTTCTTTCTGGCCATTAACTGTCTACTTCCCCTTGAACATGTACATGGTTCAAGCAAACATCAAGAGAGGAGATTCTACATGGATAATGTTTCAAGTTCTGAGCTTATTGTGCTTGGTTGTCTCACTGGTTTCTGTTATTGGTTCTGTGGCTGGCATGCTAGAGCATCTTAAGCATGCCCAGCTATTTCATATTAACCTTTAG
- the LOC18104311 gene encoding amino acid permease 8 isoform X2 yields the protein MEMAMDAGDDGRVRTGTLWTATAHAFTAVVGAGILALPWSVAQLGWILGPFVLVFFAIVTYYIASLLCDCYRTPDPVTGKRNYTYIHAVRELLGPKSELICGILQYSILWGTMIGYTVTTAISIASVKRSTCFHDKGHNAKCGVSGNLYMLIYGAIEIFLSQCPNLEKVAILSVIASVTSFAYALIALCLSTAKLSSNHEFKGSLMVAMVVNTEATSERFWQAFQALGNIALAYTYCMLLLEIQDTLKSVPPENKVMKRVSMYVVVGTAFFYISLGCIGYAAFGNDVPGNILSGFYEPFWLVDMANIAVIIHLIGAYQVYAQPLFAINEKWIGSRWPTSSFNKIYTIRFPCSRKGSLHLTINRLFLRPIFVVITTAVAMMFPFFNAILGLLGSVSFWPLTVYFPISMYIVQAKIKRGSCHWFGLQALGFVCLIVTVVSGIGSVAGMVEFLKKARLFHIEI from the exons ATGGAAATGGCGATGGATGCAGGGGATGATGGACGCGTTAGAACAG GTACCTTGTGGACTGCTACAGCCCATGCTTTTACGGCTGTTGTTGGTGCTGGCATATTAGCATTGCCTTGGAGTGTTGCTCAATTGGGTTGGATCCTTGGCCCCTTCGTCCTCGTCTTCTTTGCCATTGTTACATACTATATTGCCTCTCTTCTATGTGATTGCTATAGAACACCAGATCCAGTAACTGGAAAAAGAAACTATACGTACATTCATGCTGTGAGAGAACTTTTAG GTCCTAAGAGTGAACTTATTTGTGGAATATTGCAGTATTCAATATTATGGGGAACAATGATTGGCTACACAGTTACAACTGCCATTAGCATAGC GTCTGTAAAGAGGTCAACTTGTTTTCATGACAAGGGACATAATGCAAAATGTGGAGTGTCAGGAAATCTCTATATGCTTATATACGGAGCAATAGAAATATTTCTATCTCAATGCCCAAACTTGGAAAAAGTGGCAATCCTTTCAGTAATTGCATCAGTCACATCATTTGCATATGCGCTCATAGCATTATGTCTATCTACTGCTAAACTATCCTCAAACCATGAGTTTAAAGGAAGTCTCATGGTAGCGATGGTGGTAAATACTGAAGCTACGTCAGAAAGATTTTGGCAAGCTTTTCAAGCTCTTGGAAACATTGCTTTGGCCTATACTTACTGCATGCTACTCCTAGAAATTCAG GATACCCTGAAGTCAGTTCCACCAGAAAATAAAGTGATGAAGAGAGTATCAATGTATGTTGTTGTTGGGACAGCATTCTTTTACATTTCTCTGGGATGCATTGGTTATGCCGCATTTGGAAATGATGTTCCTGGAAATATTCTCTCCGGATTTTATGAACCATTTTGGCTTGTTGACATGGCCAACATTGCTGTAATTATACATCTAATTGGGGCCTATCAG GTGTATGCTCAACCACTTTTTGCTATCAATGAAAAATGGATTGGGTCAAGATGGCCAACATCATCTTTCAACAAAATCTACACCATCAGATTCCCATGCTCGAGAAAAGGTTCCCTTCACTTGACTATAAACAGGTTGTTTCTACGCCCAATCTTCGTTGTTATCACAACTGCAGTTGCAATGATGTTTCCATTTTTCAATGCAATTCTCGGTCTTCTCGGCTCAGTTTCCTTCTGGCCATTAACAGTCTACTTTCCGATAAGCATGTACATAGTGCAGGCCAAGATCAAGAGAGGAAGCTGCCATTGGTTTGGTCTCCAAGCCTTAGGGTTCGTGTGCTTGATTGTAACTGTCGTCTCTGGAATTGGTTCAGTTGCAGGTATGGTAGAGTTTCTTAAGAAGGCAAGACTGTTCCATATTGAGATATAA